The Enteractinococcus fodinae genome has a segment encoding these proteins:
- a CDS encoding DUF421 domain-containing protein, with amino-acid sequence MDAFSLTQEQLVDTLGIELWRIPIVIVSAIGIYLVFLLLVRVFGARVLSGLTGFDIVVGVMLGSVAGRVIIGHPPTLAAGVIGLVTLLCCEAVFGLFRNNIRLHRVLNARPTVVLAHGQPQPDLMRKTHITYDEITSCVRKTGLSNLRQVRCIVLEPSGALSVLEYNDTLDPDVLHGVLGADRVLAGENVEP; translated from the coding sequence ATGGATGCTTTCAGCCTGACACAGGAACAACTCGTCGACACGCTAGGAATTGAGCTGTGGCGAATACCCATCGTGATCGTCTCGGCGATCGGTATCTACCTGGTGTTCCTACTACTAGTGCGGGTCTTTGGCGCACGAGTGCTCTCGGGGCTCACGGGGTTCGATATCGTCGTCGGCGTCATGCTCGGCTCTGTTGCGGGGCGCGTGATCATCGGCCACCCACCAACCCTGGCGGCCGGTGTCATCGGGCTGGTCACGCTGTTGTGCTGTGAAGCCGTCTTCGGGTTATTCCGCAACAACATCCGACTGCATCGCGTCCTCAATGCCCGACCGACCGTAGTGTTAGCGCACGGGCAACCCCAACCAGATCTGATGCGCAAAACGCATATTACCTACGACGAAATAACTAGCTGTGTCAGGAAAACTGGGCTTTCGAATTTGCGGCAGGTGCGCTGTATTGTCCTTGAGCCCAGCGGCGCACTCAGCGTTCTCGAGTACAACGACACCCTAGATCCCGACGTACTGCACGGTGTGCTTGGGGCAGACCGGGTGCTCGCGGGTGAGAATGTCGAACCATGA
- a CDS encoding GIY-YIG nuclease family protein: MSTTFNERSFDSYDVQNRSSFAPFVYGRTSGIYIFEFTNGQYYVGQTKNFARRFPAHLRGSSHHPPWSDISRLMVMDADPADLDALEAHFIEAYKNQGHSLRNKVFNFGFEGPSRLDGDVPIIEQEHWANGVSDYDIEDIRHAADRPVEGRTKLHQSPEGKLPWLAEDTTDETWPTVADAVCADLGEVIARAIPEAVELESIYWTLSDYPSTVGGRLATLNVGVVEVLYVPRHTVELKRVDGTPVDVHLSCLNTTEGTLTDEGVIQDRWIQDPPVVPTFIDSPTYRIGPVDRMAVPTGLLGQALDQPEILQGVRKLCLDLMRSNQSGIFRRWHSRELTRRAYEEHILVTGSDEH; this comes from the coding sequence ATGTCAACTACTTTCAACGAACGCTCTTTCGATAGCTACGACGTCCAAAACCGGTCAAGCTTCGCACCGTTTGTATACGGCAGAACTTCGGGTATCTACATCTTCGAATTTACCAACGGGCAGTACTACGTCGGACAAACCAAAAACTTCGCCCGACGGTTCCCAGCCCACCTTCGCGGCAGTAGTCATCATCCGCCCTGGAGCGACATCTCTCGGTTAATGGTCATGGACGCAGACCCAGCCGACCTGGATGCGCTCGAGGCTCACTTCATCGAAGCCTATAAGAACCAGGGCCATTCACTACGCAATAAGGTGTTCAACTTCGGGTTCGAAGGTCCCAGCAGATTAGACGGCGACGTTCCGATCATCGAACAGGAACATTGGGCAAACGGAGTCTCTGACTACGACATTGAAGATATTCGGCATGCAGCGGACCGACCAGTGGAAGGTCGCACTAAATTACACCAGAGTCCTGAAGGGAAACTTCCCTGGCTTGCCGAAGACACCACCGACGAGACGTGGCCAACCGTAGCCGATGCAGTCTGCGCTGATCTTGGAGAAGTCATTGCGCGAGCTATCCCCGAAGCAGTTGAGCTCGAAAGCATTTACTGGACCCTTTCGGATTACCCCAGCACCGTCGGAGGTCGACTTGCGACCCTCAACGTGGGCGTCGTGGAAGTCCTTTACGTTCCGAGGCACACAGTAGAACTGAAGCGAGTCGACGGTACCCCCGTTGACGTACACCTCAGCTGCCTCAACACGACGGAGGGAACGCTCACCGACGAGGGCGTCATCCAAGACAGATGGATACAAGATCCACCGGTCGTGCCGACGTTCATTGATTCCCCTACATACCGTATTGGCCCCGTCGATCGTATGGCCGTCCCTACCGGATTGCTGGGTCAGGCCCTGGACCAGCCTGAAATCTTGCAAGGTGTGCGAAAGCTCTGCCTTGATTTGATGCGGTCTAATCAATCTGGCATTTTTCGGCGATGGCATTCACGCGAATTAACCCGCCGGGCCTACGAGGAACACATACTCGTGACCGGATCAGACGAGCATTAG